In a genomic window of Flavobacterium sp. KACC 22761:
- a CDS encoding acyl-[acyl-carrier-protein] thioesterase produces the protein MPISPNFTSVLSKDWEINFTQCTPNGYLKYTDLCNLLQLTAAAHSEVGGISFYDMQEFHQAWVLSRMRVEITALPKWQDVVTVKTWINSLENSRSVRALEMYVNGKKIVGCETYWAVFNTQLRRPEALALPYEHFELFPDERATEEGFSKININHEKEAVFEKTVYLSDLDIVNHVNNVKYLEWCLDHVDPKRIMKQEVKSFEMNFMKELSLEDNVVIHESEDDDHTTATFSITKGEKTCFALELHWK, from the coding sequence ATGCCAATATCTCCCAATTTCACATCAGTTCTAAGCAAAGACTGGGAAATCAATTTCACGCAATGTACGCCAAACGGCTACTTAAAATATACCGATCTATGCAATCTTTTACAATTAACCGCTGCAGCGCATTCAGAAGTTGGCGGAATTAGTTTTTATGACATGCAGGAGTTTCATCAAGCATGGGTTTTGAGCCGAATGCGTGTTGAAATTACCGCATTGCCAAAATGGCAAGATGTTGTCACTGTAAAAACATGGATTAATAGTTTAGAAAATTCACGTTCCGTTCGTGCGCTAGAAATGTACGTAAATGGAAAAAAAATCGTTGGTTGCGAAACCTATTGGGCTGTTTTCAACACACAATTACGCCGTCCTGAAGCATTGGCACTTCCTTATGAACATTTCGAATTATTCCCAGATGAAAGAGCAACAGAAGAAGGATTTTCAAAAATCAATATCAATCACGAAAAAGAAGCCGTTTTCGAAAAAACCGTCTATTTATCCGATTTAGACATTGTAAATCACGTAAATAACGTAAAATATCTGGAATGGTGTTTGGATCATGTTGATCCAAAACGAATCATGAAACAAGAAGTGAAAAGTTTTGAAATGAATTTCATGAAAGAGCTTTCACTTGAAGATAATGTTGTAATTCACGAAAGCGAAGATGATGATCATACTACTGCAACATTCAGCATCACAAAAGGCGAAAAAACTTGTTTTGCTTTGGAATTGCATTGGAAATAA
- a CDS encoding RtcB family protein: MGNKLSGKDLIKLGFPKNNSINIALGQINRYRKREKKESILTEAKDVLLNPEKYEGNGTWGKVAEGLIKPVQVRMHQLKATRAPFTIFGENEIDQQAKFQLYDSLKLPISVAGALMPDSHSGYGLPIGGVLATDNAVIPYGVGVDIGCRMSLSIFDLPASHFKGREYQLEAILRDNTKFGMNEVQSSRVDHEVFHKSEFQDIPLLKNLLPKAYKQLGSSGGGNHFVEFGIAKIENPENEWKLEKGEYFAVLSHSGSRGLGANIAKHYTHLATKQCPLPKNVQHLAWLDLNTHDGQEYWLAMNLAGEYAKACHDDIHRRIAKAIGKRVVVTIENHHNFAWKEIVNGQECIVHRKGATPAGEGQLGIIPGSMTAPGFIVKGKGNAESLNSASHGAGRLFSRAKCKSSFTQSQINKELKKHEVTLIGGNIDEAPMAYKDITKIMANQTDLVEVLGTFTPKIVRMDR; encoded by the coding sequence ATGGGAAATAAATTATCTGGAAAAGACCTGATTAAGTTGGGTTTTCCAAAGAACAATTCAATAAACATAGCCTTAGGGCAGATAAACAGATATAGAAAAAGAGAAAAAAAAGAATCTATTCTAACAGAAGCAAAAGATGTTTTACTAAATCCTGAAAAATACGAAGGAAACGGAACTTGGGGAAAAGTAGCTGAAGGTTTAATTAAGCCTGTTCAAGTAAGAATGCATCAGCTTAAAGCAACTAGAGCGCCATTTACCATTTTTGGAGAAAATGAAATTGACCAGCAAGCTAAATTTCAATTATACGATTCTTTGAAATTGCCTATTTCTGTTGCTGGAGCCTTAATGCCAGATTCGCATTCCGGTTATGGACTGCCAATTGGCGGTGTCTTAGCCACTGATAATGCTGTAATTCCATATGGAGTTGGAGTTGACATTGGTTGTCGAATGAGCCTTTCGATTTTTGATTTGCCGGCTTCTCATTTTAAAGGAAGAGAATATCAACTGGAAGCGATTTTAAGAGATAATACCAAATTTGGCATGAACGAAGTGCAATCTTCAAGAGTGGATCATGAAGTTTTTCATAAAAGCGAATTTCAAGATATTCCGTTGTTAAAGAATCTTTTGCCAAAAGCGTATAAGCAATTAGGAAGTTCAGGAGGAGGAAATCATTTCGTAGAATTTGGAATTGCTAAAATTGAAAATCCTGAGAATGAATGGAAGCTAGAAAAAGGGGAATATTTTGCGGTTCTTTCACACAGCGGTTCTCGAGGATTGGGCGCTAACATTGCGAAGCATTACACACATTTGGCAACAAAACAATGTCCGTTACCTAAAAATGTACAGCATTTGGCTTGGCTGGATTTGAATACGCATGATGGTCAGGAATATTGGCTGGCAATGAATTTAGCAGGAGAATATGCAAAAGCCTGTCATGATGATATTCACAGACGAATTGCTAAAGCGATCGGCAAGAGGGTAGTGGTTACCATTGAAAACCATCACAATTTTGCTTGGAAAGAAATCGTAAACGGTCAAGAGTGTATTGTGCATAGAAAAGGTGCAACACCAGCCGGAGAAGGACAATTAGGAATTATTCCGGGTTCGATGACTGCTCCGGGTTTTATTGTAAAAGGTAAAGGAAATGCTGAAAGTTTGAATTCGGCTTCGCACGGAGCGGGACGTTTGTTTTCGAGAGCAAAATGCAAAAGCAGTTTTACACAAAGTCAAATCAATAAAGAATTGAAGAAACATGAGGTGACTTTAATTGGCGGTAATATTGACGAGGCGCCAATGGCATACAAAGACATCACAAAAATAATGGCAAACCAAACTGATCTAGTTGAAGTTTTGGGAACTTTTACGCCGAAGATCGTTAGAATGGATCGTTAA
- the miaA gene encoding tRNA (adenosine(37)-N6)-dimethylallyltransferase MiaA, translating to MKHLITIVGPTAIGKTALSIALAQHFKCEIVSCDSRQFFKEMTIGTAVPSQEELNSAQHHFIQNKSIFENYTVGDYEKEALAKIEKLFQHNDFVILIGGSGLYVDAILKGFDEFPEIDPKVRAEVNSNYEKLGIEYLQEQLKNLDPDYYQKITLENPQTLQNPQRMMRFVEVCIGSQKPYSSFLNLKKNNRNFTPILIGLDADREIIYSRINQRVDIMMNEGLLKEAETLYPNKALNALQTVGYRELFSYFDGDFTLPFAIEEIKKNTRRFSKRQLTWFKRNENTKWFDYATDRKEIIKYVEKILK from the coding sequence ATGAAACACCTAATTACCATTGTCGGACCAACAGCTATAGGCAAAACAGCCTTGAGTATTGCATTAGCACAACATTTTAAATGCGAAATCGTTTCTTGCGACAGCCGTCAGTTTTTTAAAGAAATGACCATCGGAACTGCAGTTCCAAGCCAAGAAGAACTCAATTCAGCCCAACATCATTTCATTCAAAACAAATCTATTTTTGAAAATTATACCGTTGGCGATTACGAAAAAGAAGCTTTAGCCAAAATTGAAAAATTATTTCAACACAATGATTTTGTAATTTTAATAGGCGGATCAGGTTTATATGTTGACGCCATTTTAAAAGGATTCGACGAATTTCCAGAAATCGATCCAAAAGTTCGTGCAGAAGTAAATTCAAACTACGAAAAACTCGGAATTGAATATCTTCAAGAACAACTGAAAAATTTAGATCCCGATTATTATCAAAAAATAACTTTAGAAAATCCACAAACACTACAAAACCCACAACGAATGATGCGTTTTGTTGAAGTTTGCATTGGATCACAAAAACCATATTCTTCTTTCCTAAATTTAAAGAAAAATAATAGAAACTTCACTCCTATTCTAATTGGCTTAGATGCAGATAGAGAAATCATTTACAGCCGAATCAACCAACGTGTTGACATCATGATGAACGAAGGATTATTAAAAGAAGCGGAAACGCTTTATCCTAACAAAGCGTTAAATGCGCTTCAAACGGTCGGTTATAGAGAATTATTTAGTTATTTTGACGGAGATTTCACTTTGCCTTTCGCCATAGAAGAAATCAAAAAGAACACACGAAGATTCTCGAAAAGACAATTAACGTGGTTCAAACGAAACGAAAACACCAAATGGTTTGATTATGCTACAGATAGAAAAGAAATCATCAAGTACGTAGAAAAAATTCTAAAATAA
- a CDS encoding glycosyltransferase produces the protein MIFSLIIPVYNRPDEVDELLESLTKSDYNEPFEIVLVEDGSSIPCKDVVMTYQGKLNISYYFKENSGPGDSRNFGMQKARGDYFIIFDSDCIIPPNYLTEVRKALNEKYVDCFGGPDKALASFSSIQKAINFAMTSFLTTGGIRGGSEKISKFQPRSFNMGISKKAFLVSKGFGNIHPGEDPDLSIRLWNLGFETRLFSEAYVYHKRRIDWEKFSVQVHKFGIARPILNSWYPEHNKLTFFFPTFFLFGLLLAFLLLIFNIDILLQLYFVYFVIIFLTSSVQNKSIKIGYLSVIAVWKQFYGYGTGFLESFVKVILLKKKPQEAFPKMFFKI, from the coding sequence ATGATTTTTTCTTTAATTATACCCGTGTATAATCGTCCAGATGAAGTTGATGAACTTTTAGAAAGTCTTACAAAATCTGATTATAATGAACCTTTTGAAATTGTGCTTGTTGAAGACGGCTCTTCGATTCCGTGCAAGGATGTAGTAATGACGTATCAAGGAAAACTGAATATTTCGTATTATTTTAAAGAAAATTCAGGGCCAGGCGATTCAAGAAATTTTGGAATGCAGAAAGCTAGAGGTGATTATTTCATCATTTTTGACTCAGATTGTATTATTCCGCCTAATTATTTGACCGAAGTTAGAAAAGCGCTCAATGAAAAATATGTAGATTGTTTTGGAGGTCCAGACAAAGCACTGGCTAGTTTTTCAAGCATTCAAAAAGCAATTAATTTTGCAATGACATCCTTTTTGACAACTGGGGGAATTCGTGGGGGTTCTGAAAAAATCAGCAAATTTCAGCCAAGAAGTTTTAATATGGGAATTTCAAAAAAAGCATTTCTGGTATCAAAAGGTTTTGGCAATATTCACCCAGGAGAAGATCCAGATTTGTCAATTCGTTTGTGGAATTTAGGTTTCGAAACCAGATTGTTTTCAGAAGCATACGTGTATCACAAACGCCGAATTGATTGGGAGAAGTTTTCTGTTCAAGTGCACAAATTCGGAATAGCTCGACCAATTCTAAATAGTTGGTACCCAGAGCATAATAAATTAACTTTTTTCTTTCCAACATTCTTCCTGTTTGGATTATTATTAGCTTTTTTATTGTTAATTTTCAACATTGATATTTTATTACAATTATATTTTGTATATTTCGTTATTATTTTTCTTACATCAAGTGTTCAAAATAAAAGCATCAAGATTGGGTATCTTTCAGTAATTGCAGTGTGGAAACAATTTTATGGTTACGGAACGGGATTTTTAGAATCATTTGTAAAAGTTATTCTTTTGAAAAAGAAGCCACAAGAAGCGTTTCCTAAAATGTTTTTTAAAATATAA
- a CDS encoding response regulator transcription factor gives MENTNKRILLVEDDLNFGAVLKDYLMLNDFEVTLAKNGMEGFEKFKKDVYDLCILDVMMPYKDGYTLAKEIREKNSEVPIIFLTAKSMKEDVLKGYKAGADDYLNKPFDSEVLLMKIKAIIQRKSADNKAEQVQFEFNIGKFHLNSKLRFLTFQDEEPIKLSPKENELLKMLILHENDLMPRELALTKIWRDDNYFTSRSMDVYIAKLRKYLKADEDVEILNIHGEGFRLVVKSKVTE, from the coding sequence ATGGAAAATACTAACAAAAGAATACTTTTAGTAGAAGATGACCTAAATTTTGGGGCGGTTCTTAAAGATTATCTAATGTTAAATGACTTTGAAGTTACTTTAGCTAAAAACGGTATGGAAGGTTTCGAAAAATTCAAAAAGGATGTATATGATTTATGCATTTTGGATGTAATGATGCCTTATAAAGATGGTTATACTTTAGCCAAAGAAATTAGAGAGAAAAACAGCGAAGTGCCAATTATTTTCTTGACAGCAAAATCAATGAAAGAGGATGTGTTGAAAGGATATAAAGCTGGTGCAGACGATTATTTAAATAAACCTTTTGATTCAGAGGTCTTGTTAATGAAAATTAAAGCTATTATCCAGAGAAAATCTGCTGATAATAAAGCCGAACAAGTTCAATTTGAATTCAACATAGGTAAATTTCACTTAAATTCAAAACTTAGATTCTTGACTTTCCAAGATGAAGAGCCAATCAAATTGTCTCCAAAAGAAAATGAATTGCTAAAAATGTTGATTCTTCATGAAAATGACTTAATGCCAAGAGAATTAGCTTTGACAAAAATTTGGAGAGATGACAACTATTTCACTTCGAGAAGTATGGACGTTTACATCGCTAAACTTAGAAAATATCTAAAAGCGGATGAAGATGTTGAAATTTTAAACATCCACGGAGAAGGATTCAGACTAGTTGTAAAAAGTAAAGTAACTGAATAA
- the prfH gene encoding peptide chain release factor H — protein sequence MEKIIQITAGRGPAECTWVVAQVLKKVLEEAHDQNLDVVLLQREKGEENGTIETASISVKGKNADQFVKSWVGTIQWIGQSQFRKMHKRKNWFIGIFEIEQQKNVLVSENDIQYQAMRSSGAGGQHVNKVSSAIRATHIPTGIAVVSMDSRSQHQNKKLATERLLKKLEDEKLVQLKNHVGKQWENQLNVERGNPARVFTGSDFKKNKVEKSYKGTRQKLKNDLRNENN from the coding sequence ATGGAAAAAATAATTCAGATAACAGCGGGTCGCGGACCTGCAGAATGCACTTGGGTTGTTGCCCAAGTGCTAAAAAAAGTTTTGGAAGAAGCTCATGATCAAAATTTAGATGTGGTTTTGCTCCAAAGAGAAAAAGGAGAAGAAAACGGAACGATTGAAACCGCATCGATTTCTGTAAAAGGAAAAAATGCTGATCAGTTTGTGAAATCCTGGGTTGGAACGATTCAATGGATTGGACAAAGTCAGTTTAGGAAAATGCACAAACGCAAAAACTGGTTTATTGGAATTTTTGAAATTGAACAGCAAAAGAATGTATTAGTTTCAGAAAATGATATTCAGTATCAAGCTATGAGAAGTTCTGGCGCCGGCGGTCAGCATGTGAATAAAGTGAGCTCGGCAATTCGGGCAACTCATATTCCGACTGGAATTGCAGTCGTTTCTATGGACAGCCGTTCTCAGCATCAAAACAAAAAACTGGCAACAGAAAGATTATTAAAAAAATTAGAAGACGAAAAATTGGTTCAGCTTAAAAATCACGTTGGAAAACAATGGGAAAACCAACTCAATGTAGAACGTGGAAATCCGGCAAGAGTTTTTACAGGAAGTGATTTTAAAAAGAACAAAGTAGAGAAAAGCTACAAAGGAACTCGTCAGAAATTAAAAAACGATTTACGCAATGAAAACAACTGA
- the fabV gene encoding enoyl-ACP reductase FabV: MIIEPRMRGFICLTAHPKGAEQNVKNQIEYVKSKGAIAGAKKVLVIGASTGFGLASRITSAFGSDASTIGVFFEKPPVEGKTASPGWYNSAAFEKEAHKAGLYAKSINGDAFSNEIKRETLDLIKADLGQVDLVIYSLASPVRTNPNTGVTHRSVLKPIGQTFTNKTVDFHTGKVSEVSIAPANEEDIENTVAVMGGEDWAMWIDALKAEGLLADGATTVAYSYIGPSLTEAVYRKGTIGRAKDHLEATAFTISDSLKAIGGKAYVSVNKALVTQASSAIPVIPLYISLLYKIMKEEGIHEGCIEQIQRLFQDRLYNGSEVPVDEKGRIRIDDWEMRDDVQEKVAKLWLEATTESLPEIGDLAGYRNDFLNLFGFEFAGVDYQAEANEIVEIESIK; this comes from the coding sequence ATGATTATAGAACCTAGAATGAGAGGCTTTATTTGCTTGACTGCCCATCCAAAGGGAGCTGAGCAAAATGTGAAAAATCAAATAGAGTATGTAAAATCAAAAGGAGCAATTGCTGGTGCTAAAAAAGTATTAGTTATTGGAGCTTCAACAGGTTTTGGATTAGCTTCAAGAATCACAAGTGCTTTTGGATCTGATGCATCAACAATTGGAGTGTTTTTTGAAAAACCACCAGTTGAAGGTAAAACAGCTTCACCAGGTTGGTACAATTCTGCAGCATTTGAAAAAGAAGCTCATAAAGCAGGTTTATATGCAAAAAGCATCAACGGAGATGCGTTTTCAAACGAAATTAAAAGAGAAACACTTGATTTGATCAAAGCTGATTTAGGTCAAGTTGATCTTGTAATTTACAGTTTGGCTTCTCCAGTTCGTACAAATCCTAATACTGGTGTTACGCACCGTTCGGTTTTGAAGCCAATTGGACAAACTTTTACAAATAAAACAGTTGATTTTCATACGGGAAAAGTTTCTGAGGTTTCAATTGCCCCAGCAAATGAAGAAGATATCGAAAATACAGTTGCTGTAATGGGCGGAGAAGACTGGGCAATGTGGATTGATGCTTTAAAAGCTGAAGGTTTATTAGCTGATGGCGCTACAACAGTTGCTTATTCTTATATTGGGCCATCATTGACTGAAGCGGTTTACCGTAAAGGTACAATTGGCCGTGCAAAAGATCACTTAGAGGCTACAGCATTTACTATTTCTGATAGTTTAAAAGCTATTGGAGGAAAAGCTTATGTTTCTGTAAACAAAGCATTGGTTACTCAAGCAAGTTCTGCAATTCCTGTAATTCCGTTGTATATTTCTCTTCTTTACAAAATCATGAAAGAAGAAGGAATTCATGAAGGTTGTATTGAACAAATCCAACGTTTATTCCAAGACAGATTATACAATGGTTCTGAGGTTCCAGTTGATGAAAAAGGAAGAATCAGAATTGATGATTGGGAAATGAGAGACGATGTTCAAGAAAAAGTGGCTAAACTTTGGTTAGAAGCTACGACTGAGAGCTTGCCAGAAATTGGTGATTTAGCTGGATACAGAAATGATTTCTTGAATTTATTCGGATTTGAATTTGCAGGAGTTGATTATCAGGCTGAGGCAAATGAAATCGTTGAAATTGAAAGTATCAAATAA
- a CDS encoding HAMP domain-containing sensor histidine kinase: protein MNKLFFRILVLLMSLSLIGIILVQVFWFNSSFKNNDEQFKYHVTQVIGNVADKLEQQEEYSFYDKYNRIKDSTGKIPKKEDLLEVLYVQRNTKTNKTIVYSNTLTSEDYDISGSLFNKKFSSERFKNFSSKRVTEVYNNNNGIDNNSLGQTIIPDLKIEKSGSLDILNKVQQQIQYKDIASLTPIEGRITKDKLYKLLKKELEEYGVKTKFEFGVLSSGLPTKVKSDGFHYDKDLSYHVPIYTDNEGNSKYELFLTFPYKKKFLLSELLSITILSIVFTLIIIIAYTSALNQLLRQKHISEIKTDFINNMTHEFKTPIATINLALDAIRSPKVIEDKEKVYRYLQMIRDENKRMHAQVENVLRISKLEKRELDITKEPTVITDIIDDAIEHVNLILEDRQGTVVKHYNAARTTCLINEVHFTNVLVNILENAIKYSPDIPEIEIFTENVKDMILIKVKDHGLGMSKIAQKRVFEKFYREHTGDLHNVKGHGLGLAYVKRIVEDHNGQVYVESEKGKGSTFIIKIPLIN, encoded by the coding sequence ATGAATAAATTATTTTTTAGAATACTTGTTTTGCTTATGAGTTTGTCCTTGATAGGGATAATTCTGGTTCAGGTATTTTGGTTCAATTCGTCGTTCAAAAACAATGATGAGCAATTTAAATACCACGTTACTCAAGTAATTGGGAATGTAGCTGATAAGCTTGAACAGCAAGAAGAATACAGCTTTTACGATAAATACAACCGCATAAAAGATAGTACAGGCAAAATTCCAAAAAAAGAAGACTTGCTGGAGGTTTTGTACGTTCAGAGAAATACAAAAACAAATAAAACGATTGTATATTCAAATACACTGACTTCTGAAGATTATGATATAAGCGGTTCGCTTTTCAATAAAAAATTCAGTAGTGAAAGATTTAAGAACTTTAGTTCTAAACGTGTAACTGAAGTCTACAATAACAATAATGGTATTGATAATAATTCTTTAGGACAGACTATCATTCCTGATTTGAAAATTGAAAAATCAGGCAGTTTAGATATCTTAAATAAAGTACAGCAACAAATTCAGTACAAAGATATCGCTTCGCTGACTCCTATTGAAGGCAGAATTACAAAAGACAAACTTTATAAACTCTTAAAGAAAGAATTGGAGGAATATGGTGTTAAAACCAAATTTGAGTTTGGTGTTCTGAGTAGTGGTTTGCCAACAAAAGTAAAATCTGATGGCTTTCATTATGATAAAGATTTGAGCTATCATGTGCCAATTTATACTGATAATGAAGGTAACAGCAAATATGAATTGTTTTTAACATTTCCGTACAAAAAGAAATTTTTGCTGTCAGAATTATTGAGCATCACAATATTGTCTATTGTTTTTACGCTTATTATCATAATAGCATACACAAGTGCATTAAATCAATTGTTGCGTCAAAAGCATATATCTGAAATCAAAACAGATTTTATAAACAATATGACGCATGAGTTTAAAACTCCAATTGCGACGATAAATTTAGCACTAGATGCTATTAGAAGCCCAAAAGTTATTGAAGATAAAGAAAAAGTCTATCGATATCTTCAAATGATCAGGGACGAAAATAAAAGAATGCATGCACAGGTTGAAAACGTTCTTCGAATTTCTAAATTAGAAAAGAGAGAATTAGATATCACTAAAGAGCCAACCGTTATTACTGATATTATTGATGATGCAATTGAGCACGTAAATCTGATTTTAGAAGACAGACAAGGGACAGTCGTTAAACATTACAATGCTGCAAGAACCACTTGTTTGATAAATGAAGTGCACTTTACCAATGTATTGGTTAATATTTTAGAAAATGCAATTAAATATTCGCCAGATATTCCAGAAATCGAAATCTTTACTGAAAATGTAAAAGATATGATTCTGATAAAAGTAAAAGATCATGGTTTGGGAATGAGTAAGATAGCTCAAAAACGAGTATTTGAGAAGTTTTACAGAGAACACACAGGAGATCTGCACAATGTTAAAGGACATGGTTTGGGATTGGCGTATGTAAAAAGAATAGTTGAAGACCATAACGGTCAAGTATATGTTGAAAGCGAAAAAGGAAAAGGTAGCACCTTTATAATAAAAATACCATTAATAAATTAA
- the recN gene encoding DNA repair protein RecN — protein sequence MITSLSIKNYALIEKLSIDFSKGFSIITGETGAGKSIILGALGLVLGKRADLTSLKNKEEKCVIEAQFEISKYNLKEFFEANDLDYEDETIIRREILPSGKSRAFINDSPVNLQELQDLSLFLIDIHSQQQTQELSDESVQFKIIDAIANNGEVILDYQKLLKTYKSDKSKLNTLLKKQSDSGKEQEYNTFLLNELVSAKLKSGEQEELEADFEKLNNIEAIKESLDKSLTIANEEQFGVLHNLNEVKTALQKIAPFSAEYQALSERIISLTIEFDDVSKELQNCSEKLLSDPAQLEMISQKLQLIYNLQKKHQVATVDELIQIEAALSNTVLELGNIEEEIASLTKVIDQEIVELDAFSALIHQNRLNAIPVLSNKLISILETLGMPNVRFAIQLLPSENYFSNGKDELQFLFSANKGTDFGLLKKVASGGEMSRIMLAVKAILAQYSKLPTLIFDEIDTGVSGEIAIRMGEIMKEMSTTMQIFAITHLPQIAAKGDSHFKVFKSTIDDDTQSELKLLSQDERVIEIAQMLSGAVVSDSALNHAKALLN from the coding sequence ATGATTACTTCGCTGTCGATTAAAAATTATGCTTTGATTGAAAAACTTTCTATCGATTTTTCAAAAGGATTTTCAATAATTACAGGTGAAACAGGAGCAGGTAAATCGATTATTTTAGGTGCTTTAGGGTTGGTTCTTGGAAAAAGAGCCGATTTGACTTCTCTGAAAAACAAAGAAGAAAAATGCGTAATCGAAGCACAATTTGAAATCTCAAAATACAATTTAAAAGAATTTTTTGAAGCAAATGATTTGGATTATGAAGATGAAACTATCATTCGAAGAGAAATTTTGCCTTCAGGAAAATCTCGTGCCTTTATAAATGACAGCCCTGTAAATCTGCAGGAATTACAAGATTTAAGTTTGTTTTTAATCGATATTCATTCGCAACAGCAAACTCAGGAATTGTCTGATGAAAGCGTTCAGTTTAAAATAATTGATGCCATTGCAAATAATGGAGAAGTGATTTTAGACTATCAAAAATTATTAAAAACATATAAATCAGATAAGTCAAAACTTAATACTTTGCTGAAAAAACAAAGCGATTCAGGAAAAGAACAAGAGTACAATACTTTTTTATTGAATGAATTGGTTTCGGCGAAATTAAAATCGGGAGAACAAGAAGAACTTGAAGCTGATTTTGAAAAACTGAATAATATCGAGGCGATAAAGGAATCGTTAGATAAATCTTTGACAATTGCCAATGAAGAGCAATTCGGGGTTTTGCATAATTTAAACGAAGTAAAAACGGCGCTTCAAAAAATTGCTCCATTTTCTGCAGAATATCAAGCTTTATCTGAAAGAATAATAAGTTTGACAATTGAATTTGATGATGTTTCGAAAGAGCTCCAAAATTGTTCTGAAAAATTACTGAGCGATCCGGCTCAATTAGAAATGATAAGCCAAAAACTGCAACTGATTTATAATCTTCAAAAGAAACATCAAGTAGCCACTGTTGACGAATTGATCCAAATTGAAGCCGCATTAAGTAATACGGTTTTAGAGTTAGGAAATATTGAAGAAGAAATCGCTTCGTTGACAAAAGTGATTGATCAGGAAATAGTGGAGTTGGATGCTTTTTCTGCATTGATTCATCAAAATCGTTTGAATGCGATTCCGGTTTTATCCAACAAACTCATTTCGATTTTAGAAACATTAGGAATGCCAAATGTACGTTTCGCTATTCAACTTTTGCCATCCGAAAATTATTTTTCTAATGGTAAAGACGAACTGCAATTTTTGTTTTCAGCAAATAAAGGAACCGACTTTGGGTTGCTTAAAAAAGTGGCATCAGGAGGAGAAATGTCCCGAATTATGCTCGCTGTAAAAGCAATTTTAGCCCAATATTCAAAACTTCCAACATTGATTTTCGATGAGATTGATACTGGTGTTTCGGGAGAAATCGCTATTAGAATGGGTGAAATCATGAAAGAAATGAGTACAACAATGCAAATTTTTGCCATTACCCATTTGCCACAAATTGCTGCAAAAGGAGATTCACACTTTAAAGTTTTCAAATCAACTATTGATGACGATACACAATCAGAATTAAAGCTTTTGTCTCAGGACGAAAGAGTTATCGAAATTGCTCAAATGTTATCAGGAGCAGTTGTCTCTGATTCGGCTTTAAATCATGCCAAAGCCTTGTTGAACTAA
- the coaE gene encoding dephospho-CoA kinase (Dephospho-CoA kinase (CoaE) performs the final step in coenzyme A biosynthesis.) yields MTKVIGLTGGIGSGKTTVANYFQEMGVPVYIADDGAKAVMQSEEVIEKIKKTFGTALFEKNVLNRAKLADIVFNNSEKLAQLNEIVHPAVKKDFEAWLLLHKKEEYVIYEAAILFESGRYKECDSIITVTAPVEVRIERVLKRDNTTREQVLSRMQMQWKDEDRISKSNFVINNVNLKIAREEVVKILKILNIKQNQS; encoded by the coding sequence ATGACAAAAGTTATTGGCTTAACTGGTGGAATAGGGAGCGGCAAAACGACTGTTGCAAACTATTTCCAAGAAATGGGAGTTCCTGTTTATATTGCTGATGATGGTGCAAAAGCAGTGATGCAGTCCGAAGAAGTCATCGAAAAAATTAAAAAGACATTTGGAACAGCTCTTTTTGAAAAGAATGTCTTAAACAGAGCAAAACTTGCTGATATTGTATTTAATAATTCGGAAAAGCTCGCACAGTTGAATGAAATTGTGCATCCCGCAGTAAAAAAAGATTTTGAGGCATGGCTTTTGTTGCATAAAAAAGAGGAATATGTGATTTATGAGGCCGCAATATTGTTTGAAAGTGGACGATATAAAGAATGTGATAGTATAATTACGGTTACCGCCCCAGTAGAAGTTAGGATTGAAAGAGTCTTAAAACGAGATAATACCACACGAGAACAAGTTTTAAGCAGAATGCAAATGCAATGGAAAGATGAAGATCGCATTTCCAAGAGTAATTTTGTTATTAATAACGTAAATCTTAAAATTGCTAGAGAAGAAGTTGTTAAAATTCTTAAAATTTTAAATATAAAACAAAATCAGTCTTAA